From the Sphingomonas brevis genome, the window AACTTGCCTGCCAAGCGTTACCAACTACATTGAAGTCATGACCACGCCGTCGACCTCTGCCAACGCCATTCCCCTCGCCCGATATGGAATTGGCGAGATGGTGCGCCACCGCCTGCTCGATTTCCGCGGCGTGATCTTCGACGTCGATCCCGAGTTCGCCAACAGCGACGAATGGTATGAAGCCATCCCCGAGGCGATGCGCCCGGCCAAGGACCAGCCATTTTATCACCTGCTCGCCGAGAATGCCGAGAGCAGCTACGTCGCCTATGTCAGCCAGCAGAATCTGGTCCCCGACGACGAGGGCGAGCCAATCGACCACCCCGCCATCGGCACCCTGTTCGAAGGCTTCGACGGGACTGGCTACAAGCTGAAGCCCGAACATCGCCACTAGGCGAATTCCGCCCGCGGCGGTTGACAGAATCATTACCACCCCATAGGCGGCACGCTTTCCCGCGCGGGGCGTTGCCACGCGGCGTTTGTTCGCGCGGTCAATGAGTGACGGAAAGTGAAGAGGCCCATGTTCGC encodes:
- the hspQ gene encoding heat shock protein HspQ; protein product: MTTPSTSANAIPLARYGIGEMVRHRLLDFRGVIFDVDPEFANSDEWYEAIPEAMRPAKDQPFYHLLAENAESSYVAYVSQQNLVPDDEGEPIDHPAIGTLFEGFDGTGYKLKPEHRH